Genomic segment of Streptomyces sp. NA02950:
GCCGGTGGTGCGGACGGGGGACGGGGGGACGGGCTGGTGGTGCCGGATCCGGCGCGCGGCGGCGGCCGGTCTGCGGCCGGTCAGGTGATGGTGAACGCCTGGGCGTTGGAGGGCCCGCCACAGGTGGTGACGGTGATGGTCCCGGCGCCGGGGGTCAGCCCCGCGGGCACGATGGCGACCAGCTGGGTGTTGCCGAGGCTGGTGAAGTCGGCGGCGACGGTGTTCGTTCCGTCGTCGAACTCGACCGACTGCACATCCACCAGACAGGTGCCGTTGACGGTGATGCTGTCACCCTGGGTGCCCGTGGCGGGCACCACCGAGGTGATGGCCGGGGCGGTGTAGTACGAGAACTGGACCGTGTTGCTGACCGGGGTGCTCGAGCCGCCCGCCGTGGTCACGACGACGTTCACCGTGTCGATGCACGGGTTGACCATCGTGTGGGCCGGAGTGGCGAAGGTGACCTGTGAGTTGGAGCTGAAGGTGGGGGTCGGGGTGACCGCCGTGCCGCCCAC
This window contains:
- a CDS encoding IPT/TIG domain-containing protein, whose product is MATITSLVDTTTGTNQGKAGDTLQINGTALGTTTKVNFGTKTITTGLTVTATQVTCTIPSGLCAGQVSVSVTSSTNVTSNALPFFLIAEPATTGVSATCGPAAGGTSVTLFGNNFLTGTGVTVGGTAVTPTPTFSSNSQVTFATPAHTMVNPCIDTVNVVVTTAGGSSTPVSNTVQFSYYTAPAITSVVPATGTQGDSITVNGTCLVDVQSVEFDDGTNTVAADFTSLGNTQLVAIVPAGLTPGAGTITVTTCGGPSNAQAFTIT